One Dioscorea cayenensis subsp. rotundata cultivar TDr96_F1 chromosome 17, TDr96_F1_v2_PseudoChromosome.rev07_lg8_w22 25.fasta, whole genome shotgun sequence DNA window includes the following coding sequences:
- the LOC120281150 gene encoding uncharacterized mitochondrial protein AtMg00810-like: MGFVRSANDPTVYKKYQGVEDVLLLCLLREFKQITLKTFEMMDLGLMRYFLGLEVKQSNGSLFVSQGRYVEDLLSKADMLHCKPVGSPMNSNEKLHSQDCSGDANPSKYRMLIRRLLYLTHTRPDIMHAVSIVSRFMKTPSMHHLGAVK, translated from the coding sequence ATGGGATTCGTGCGCAGTGCAAATGATCCCACTGTCTACAAAAAATATCAAGGAGTTGAAGATGTGCTTCTACTGTGTTTGTTGAGAGAATTCAAGCAGATTACGTTAAAGACTTTTGAAATGATGGATTTGGGACTGATGAGGTACTTCCTTGGCTTGGAAGTGAAGCAGTCGAATGGTTCCTTGTTTGTATCTCAAGGAAGATATGTTGAGGATCTTCTAAGTAAAGCTGACATGTTGCATTGTAAACCCGTTGGCAGTCCGATGAATTCTAATGAGAAGCTTCACTCACAAGACTGCTCAGGTGATGCCAATCCATCAAAATACAGGATGCTAATTAGAAGACTGCTCTACCTCACACACACTCGACCTGACATCATGCACGCTGTTTCGATTGTGTCTCGTTTCATGAAAACTCCAAGCATGCATCATCTTGGAGCAGTAAAATGA